One Vibrio neonatus genomic window carries:
- a CDS encoding Cof-type HAD-IIB family hydrolase, giving the protein MYKLIAIDMDGTLLNTDKVISDRNKQAIFDARAKGVTVVLASGRPLEGMLNSLQQLGMDSNEDYVLCYNSAVIKNVGTGEIISERLISGADAKRVYQLAKERNCNCQAFSKVHGLITPKDSHYTQHEAKINGLTVTVMDFDTLDDSHPIIKTMLVDPVEVLQPIADTLPEILRRDYSVVRSAPFFLEFCNPLSNKGTGVQTLAQHLGIKQSEVMCIGDAGNDHDMLKYAGLAVAMQNADDETKSLADHITDSNNESGVATAIEKFVL; this is encoded by the coding sequence ATGTACAAGCTAATTGCTATCGATATGGATGGCACCTTACTCAACACTGATAAAGTTATTTCAGACAGAAATAAGCAAGCTATCTTTGATGCGAGAGCAAAAGGCGTAACCGTTGTACTAGCCTCTGGCCGCCCATTAGAAGGTATGCTCAACAGCCTACAGCAACTGGGTATGGACAGTAATGAAGACTATGTGCTTTGTTATAACTCTGCGGTAATTAAAAACGTTGGCACAGGTGAGATCATTAGTGAACGTTTGATTTCAGGAGCAGATGCAAAGCGCGTCTACCAATTGGCCAAAGAACGTAACTGCAACTGCCAAGCATTTAGTAAAGTACACGGCTTAATTACCCCTAAAGACAGTCACTACACACAGCATGAAGCCAAAATTAATGGTTTAACGGTTACGGTAATGGATTTTGATACCCTTGATGATTCACATCCAATCATCAAAACCATGCTCGTTGATCCAGTAGAGGTGCTGCAACCAATAGCCGATACTCTTCCCGAGATTTTAAGACGCGATTATTCCGTCGTGCGTAGCGCACCCTTCTTCCTTGAATTTTGTAATCCACTCAGTAATAAAGGCACTGGCGTACAGACCCTTGCCCAACATTTGGGGATAAAACAAAGTGAAGTGATGTGCATTGGAGATGCGGGTAACGATCATGACATGCTGAAATACGCAGGTCTTGCCGTCGCAATGCAAAATGCCGATGACGAAACCAAATCACTCGCTGATCATATTACCGATAGTAATAACGAATCCGGCGTCGCGACCGCCATTGAGAAGTTTGTGCTCTAA
- a CDS encoding OmpA family protein: MNKLILASVISFTIVGCANDTEEYIDTPLPDQQADLRDFDRDGVINARDKCPGTPSSARVNNDGCEERIEVSQEQHLKILFEHNSTEVNPVFGGQIEGMAEFLKQYPETSIEIKGFASNPGDREYNLNLSRNRALLVQDKLIGFGVDPSRVVIIGHGEDDADDDNPIDEALERRVEAKVVGFKGDFVKEWTIFTTLPK; encoded by the coding sequence ATGAATAAATTAATTTTAGCGTCTGTCATCTCTTTCACTATAGTTGGATGTGCCAACGATACCGAAGAGTATATCGACACTCCGCTACCAGACCAACAAGCAGATTTGCGTGACTTTGACCGTGATGGCGTTATTAACGCTAGAGACAAATGCCCCGGTACTCCAAGTAGTGCAAGAGTCAATAATGACGGCTGTGAAGAACGCATTGAAGTCTCTCAAGAACAACACCTTAAAATCTTATTTGAACACAATTCGACTGAGGTAAACCCCGTATTTGGTGGGCAGATTGAGGGCATGGCGGAGTTTTTAAAACAATACCCCGAAACCTCAATTGAAATTAAAGGTTTTGCCAGTAATCCCGGTGATAGAGAATACAACTTAAATCTATCACGCAACCGAGCGCTGCTGGTGCAAGATAAGCTAATAGGGTTTGGCGTTGATCCTAGTCGCGTCGTTATTATTGGTCATGGTGAAGATGACGCCGACGATGACAATCCCATCGATGAAGCGCTAGAAAGACGCGTTGAGGCCAAAGTTGTTGGCTTTAAAGGAGACTTTGTTAAGGAGTGGACTATTTTTACGACGTTACCGAAATAA
- a CDS encoding TolC family outer membrane protein — translation MERIKLSAIALASMLCNPVSAQSLEQAISHTLKTNPAVKSSYNEFMSYLYENKAAVREYYPKVDLTAGVGWENYQNDQSRDDDYTAVDASIRLTQLLWDGSNTLHNMDRTAAEAESLRYKVLSDASDKALEVAKVYLDTLKAYEILALSESNLATHKRIFKDIKKRTESGIGSTADLSQVEARIAKAHGNLLAAQNNLFDTHIQFSRLVGQSPQGLVFPRADITRIPLTIKDALDIALEKHPVINTAKVDVDAAKFQYKQSNSPNLPTFTIDAGYDYFDDAEGVSGRRDEMNATLRMRYNLFNGGVDSANKDRAAYQMNKAKDLRDRAYRNVEESLLLSWSALNLTLQQKEFLADHVDAASNTVVAYSKQYKIGKRTLLDLLNTENELFESRKGYVDARYAEQYAKFRILNATGTLLESLLVDVPEQWNTAVEY, via the coding sequence TTGGAAAGGATTAAGCTAAGCGCCATCGCTCTAGCTAGCATGCTGTGTAATCCAGTCTCAGCCCAGTCATTAGAGCAAGCCATTTCGCACACCCTGAAAACGAATCCGGCAGTAAAAAGTTCGTATAACGAATTCATGTCTTATTTGTATGAAAACAAAGCCGCTGTTCGGGAATATTACCCAAAGGTTGATCTCACCGCAGGTGTAGGTTGGGAAAACTATCAAAATGATCAAAGTAGAGATGACGACTACACTGCGGTCGATGCCTCAATTCGGCTAACACAACTGTTATGGGACGGCTCTAATACTCTGCACAATATGGACAGAACCGCAGCAGAAGCGGAGTCCCTGCGCTACAAAGTATTAAGTGATGCCTCAGATAAAGCGCTAGAAGTCGCAAAAGTGTATCTAGACACACTAAAAGCTTATGAAATTCTCGCCCTCTCTGAGAGTAATCTTGCGACTCACAAAAGAATCTTTAAAGATATTAAAAAACGCACAGAATCAGGAATAGGTTCGACCGCTGACCTATCTCAAGTTGAAGCGCGTATTGCCAAGGCGCACGGTAATTTACTGGCTGCACAAAATAATTTGTTTGATACACACATCCAGTTTTCTCGCCTAGTTGGGCAGTCTCCACAAGGCTTAGTTTTTCCAAGAGCCGATATCACTCGCATCCCATTAACCATTAAAGATGCTCTTGATATTGCTTTAGAGAAACACCCAGTTATTAACACAGCTAAAGTCGATGTCGACGCTGCAAAATTCCAATATAAACAATCTAATAGCCCTAACCTTCCTACTTTCACAATAGATGCTGGCTATGATTATTTTGATGATGCAGAAGGTGTGTCGGGACGTCGTGATGAGATGAATGCTACGTTACGGATGCGCTATAACCTCTTTAACGGAGGTGTTGATAGTGCCAATAAAGACCGCGCTGCTTATCAAATGAATAAGGCAAAAGATCTACGAGATAGAGCATATCGAAATGTTGAGGAAAGTTTGCTCCTCTCATGGAGCGCACTGAATCTGACCTTACAACAAAAAGAATTTTTAGCCGATCACGTAGATGCAGCTTCCAACACTGTTGTCGCTTATAGCAAACAATACAAAATTGGTAAACGAACCCTACTTGATCTGTTAAATACTGAAAATGAGCTATTTGAGTCACGTAAAGGGTATGTGGATGCTCGATATGCTGAGCAATACGCAAAATTTCGAATACTAAACGCAACGGGTACATTACTTGAATCGCTCTTAGTCGATGTTCCAGAGCAATGGAATACAGCGGTGGAGTACTAA
- a CDS encoding DUF2750 domain-containing protein, whose protein sequence is MSQLSNDIQQNLDLFIEQSKKENLVWGLKNEDGWLACDSSEFEECEVMPFWSNRADAEYHNVEEWADFEVTEIPLDIFVEDWLITLSEDGVLIGTNWNAELEGKEVEPEALAKLYL, encoded by the coding sequence ATGAGCCAATTAAGCAACGATATTCAACAAAATCTAGACCTGTTTATCGAACAGAGTAAAAAAGAGAATCTTGTTTGGGGTCTTAAAAATGAAGACGGCTGGTTAGCCTGTGATTCAAGCGAGTTTGAAGAATGCGAAGTCATGCCATTTTGGTCTAATCGTGCTGATGCTGAGTATCATAATGTTGAAGAGTGGGCTGATTTTGAAGTCACTGAAATCCCTCTTGATATTTTTGTAGAAGACTGGCTAATCACCCTATCAGAAGATGGCGTGTTAATCGGTACCAACTGGAATGCCGAGCTTGAAGGTAAAGAAGTAGAACCAGAAGCACTGGCTAAACTGTACCTATAA